From the genome of Streptomyces sp. NBC_01116, one region includes:
- a CDS encoding DinB family protein, with the protein MTNDDRIGPPLLGSERETLRAFLDYQRETLAMKCAGLGDEELRERSMPPSTLSLLALVRHLTEVERAWFRRVFEDEAAPMVWSEEAFDFQAAYDASAATRAEAFTAWEAEVETSRRIEREAASLDLVGRQPRWEKDVSLRMVMVHVLLEYGRHNGHADLLREGVDGTVGA; encoded by the coding sequence ATGACGAACGACGACCGGATCGGGCCTCCGCTGCTGGGGAGCGAGCGCGAGACGCTGCGGGCCTTTCTCGACTACCAGCGGGAGACCCTCGCCATGAAGTGCGCGGGGCTGGGCGACGAGGAGTTGCGCGAGCGGTCGATGCCGCCGTCCACCTTGTCCCTGCTGGCTCTGGTGCGCCATCTGACCGAGGTGGAACGCGCCTGGTTCCGGAGGGTCTTCGAGGACGAGGCGGCACCGATGGTGTGGTCGGAGGAGGCGTTCGACTTCCAGGCGGCGTACGACGCGAGCGCCGCGACCCGGGCCGAGGCGTTCACCGCCTGGGAAGCGGAGGTGGAGACCTCGCGCCGGATCGAGCGGGAGGCGGCCTCGCTGGATCTGGTGGGGCGTCAGCCGCGCTGGGAGAAGGACGTCTCGCTGCGGATGGTCATGGTGCACGTCCTGCTGGAGTACGGCCGCCACAACGGTCACGCGGACCTGCTGCGCGAAGGGGTGGACGGCACGGTGGGCGCCTGA
- a CDS encoding DUF6381 family protein: MSLHETPVERARRTRERAEELGRAADRTTDPEHRQRLREKALRLLREEPAADSRPS, from the coding sequence ATGAGCTTGCACGAAACCCCGGTGGAGCGAGCCCGCCGCACCCGTGAACGCGCCGAGGAACTGGGCCGCGCCGCCGACCGGACCACCGACCCCGAGCACCGGCAGCGGCTGCGGGAGAAGGCTCTGCGGCTGCTGCGCGAGGAACCGGCTGCCGACTCCCGCCCCTCCTGA
- a CDS encoding DUF4180 domain-containing protein has protein sequence MPDVVEYHGVPVLVCDADGVTVADVQDALDHLIGAAFACAEVVALPSTRLDDRFFDLSTGLAGAILQKFANYRLRLVVVGDIDHHLSASSALPDLVREANRGRDIWFVRDLDALADRLAPKVADRSSG, from the coding sequence GTGCCTGACGTCGTCGAGTACCACGGCGTTCCGGTCCTGGTGTGCGACGCCGACGGGGTCACCGTCGCCGATGTTCAGGACGCCCTCGACCATCTGATCGGTGCCGCGTTCGCGTGTGCGGAGGTGGTCGCGTTGCCGTCCACAAGGCTGGACGACCGGTTCTTCGACCTGAGCACCGGCCTCGCCGGAGCCATCCTGCAGAAGTTCGCCAACTACCGGCTCCGCCTCGTGGTCGTCGGAGACATCGACCACCATCTGTCGGCCAGTTCTGCCCTTCCCGATCTCGTCCGCGAGGCCAATCGGGGCCGGGACATCTGGTTCGTCCGGGATCTGGACGCTCTCGCCGACCGGCTTGCTCCGAAGGTGGCCGACCGGTCGTCCGGCTGA
- a CDS encoding sporulation protein, giving the protein MVFKKLLGALGVGGPSVDTVLEPGPAVPGGLLTGEVRLRGGGSDVTVDRISLLLVARVEMEGQDEEHEGTVVLERFTVGGGFRLAEEAEHTVPFTVTLPWETPITELHGQHLGPVLGIRTELEVAGARDKGDLDALAVGPLPAQEAILESFGQLGYAFRAADLELGHIRGTGQQLPCYQEIEILPPAGHAHAVNEIEVTFIAASGGLEIVIEADKRAGLFSDGQDTVHRFTASHHAVPHTDWNAQVDGWLKEVIAGHEARATPHSGVEHHGDRHRPGPGTGAVVAGVAAGVAVGVVGGMVAAEVVDEIGDAFEDEEGGEGEGGDDEG; this is encoded by the coding sequence ATGGTGTTCAAGAAGTTGCTCGGAGCCCTCGGGGTCGGCGGACCCTCGGTCGACACCGTTCTGGAACCCGGTCCCGCCGTGCCCGGTGGCCTCCTCACCGGAGAGGTCCGCCTGCGGGGCGGCGGATCGGACGTGACGGTCGACCGGATCTCACTCCTTCTCGTCGCCCGGGTCGAGATGGAGGGCCAGGACGAGGAGCACGAGGGGACGGTCGTCCTCGAACGATTCACCGTCGGCGGTGGGTTCCGGCTTGCGGAGGAGGCCGAGCACACGGTGCCGTTCACCGTCACCCTGCCGTGGGAGACGCCGATCACCGAGCTCCACGGCCAGCACCTCGGACCCGTGCTCGGGATCCGGACGGAGCTGGAGGTCGCGGGAGCGCGGGACAAGGGCGACCTCGACGCACTCGCGGTGGGGCCGCTGCCCGCGCAGGAGGCGATCCTGGAGTCCTTCGGGCAGCTCGGTTACGCGTTCAGGGCGGCCGACCTGGAGCTCGGACACATCCGGGGCACCGGTCAGCAGCTTCCCTGCTACCAGGAGATCGAGATCCTCCCGCCGGCCGGGCACGCGCACGCCGTCAACGAGATCGAGGTGACCTTCATCGCCGCGTCGGGCGGTCTGGAGATCGTGATCGAGGCGGACAAGCGCGCCGGACTGTTCTCCGACGGCCAGGACACGGTCCACCGCTTCACCGCCTCGCACCACGCGGTCCCGCACACCGACTGGAACGCCCAGGTGGACGGCTGGCTGAAGGAGGTCATCGCCGGTCACGAGGCCCGTGCGACGCCGCACTCGGGCGTCGAGCACCACGGTGACCGGCACCGGCCGGGTCCCGGCACGGGTGCGGTGGTGGCCGGGGTCGCGGCGGGCGTGGCCGTCGGCGTCGTCGGTGGCATGGTCGCCGCCGAAGTGGTCGACGAGATCGGCGACGCTTTCGAGGACGAGGAGGGCGGCGAGGGCGAGGGGGGCGACGACGAGGGCTGA
- a CDS encoding hemolysin family protein has translation MTAIQLAIGVLTLLTNAFFVGAEFALISVRRSQIEPQALRGGRRAKSALWGLEHLSAAMATAQLGITISSLVLGAVAEPAIAHLLEPPFDAVGVPEALVHPIAFVIALTLATYLHMLIGEMIPKNIALAAPVATALALGPPLVGLTRALRPVIFGINAFANMLLRLLKVDPKDEVASVFTDDELVRLVKDSSDAGLLAPADGERLRDALELGTRPVGEVMVPLNRTVTVGLGITPQGLERAAVASGFSRLPVTGPDDGLLGYFHIKDALGVAERTKALPTSALHPVIRVEIDTPLDDTLTAMRAAGTHLAAVAGDKGTVIGFVTMEDVLDELVGAAAV, from the coding sequence ATGACCGCCATCCAGCTCGCCATCGGTGTGCTCACCCTCCTCACCAACGCGTTCTTCGTGGGCGCGGAGTTCGCCCTCATCTCGGTCCGACGCAGTCAGATCGAACCGCAGGCTCTACGGGGCGGCCGACGTGCGAAGAGCGCACTGTGGGGCCTCGAACACCTGTCGGCCGCCATGGCCACCGCGCAGCTCGGCATCACCATCTCCTCCCTGGTGCTGGGCGCCGTGGCGGAGCCGGCCATCGCCCATCTGCTGGAGCCGCCGTTCGACGCGGTCGGCGTGCCGGAGGCGCTGGTCCACCCGATCGCCTTCGTGATCGCGCTGACGCTGGCGACGTATCTGCACATGCTCATCGGCGAGATGATCCCGAAGAACATCGCGCTGGCCGCCCCCGTCGCCACCGCGCTGGCGCTGGGGCCGCCCCTGGTAGGCCTGACCCGGGCGCTGCGGCCGGTCATCTTCGGCATCAACGCCTTCGCCAACATGCTGCTGCGGCTGCTCAAGGTCGACCCCAAGGACGAGGTCGCCTCGGTGTTCACCGACGACGAGCTCGTACGGCTGGTCAAGGACTCCAGCGACGCCGGGCTGCTGGCCCCGGCCGACGGGGAGCGTCTGCGGGACGCCCTGGAGCTCGGGACCCGGCCGGTCGGCGAGGTGATGGTCCCGCTGAACCGGACCGTCACCGTCGGCCTGGGCATCACCCCGCAGGGTCTGGAGCGGGCCGCCGTCGCCTCGGGCTTCTCCCGGCTGCCGGTCACCGGACCCGACGACGGGCTGCTGGGCTACTTCCACATCAAGGACGCCCTCGGCGTGGCGGAGCGCACCAAGGCGCTGCCCACGAGCGCCCTCCACCCCGTCATCCGGGTCGAGATCGACACCCCGCTCGACGACACCCTCACCGCGATGCGTGCCGCCGGTACGCATCTCGCGGCGGTCGCCGGGGACAAGGGGACGGTCATCGGCTTCGTGACCATGGAGGACGTACTGGACGAGCTGGTGGGGGCCGCCGCGGTCTGA
- a CDS encoding GNAT family N-acetyltransferase → MTPTLRTERLLLEPYVPEDEEDFVALFQDTEVSRWMGDGPSSEAEDRAVFGRVFTKVYAQDLFAVWAVRRDGRLVGHAEIKRTDAVGGHEIIYALAPTAWGAGLGTELARAVVAHGFGTLGLTEVHATVAAANEASLTLLRRIGFEHMRDIEEDDGSTTRVLTRRR, encoded by the coding sequence GTGACCCCGACCCTGCGCACCGAGAGGCTCCTGCTGGAGCCGTACGTCCCCGAGGACGAAGAGGACTTCGTCGCCCTGTTCCAGGACACCGAGGTGTCCCGCTGGATGGGCGACGGCCCTTCCTCCGAGGCGGAGGACCGGGCCGTGTTCGGGCGGGTCTTCACCAAGGTCTACGCCCAGGACCTGTTCGCCGTCTGGGCCGTCCGCCGCGACGGGCGCCTCGTCGGGCATGCCGAGATCAAACGCACCGACGCCGTCGGCGGCCACGAGATCATCTACGCCCTGGCCCCCACGGCCTGGGGCGCCGGCCTGGGGACCGAGCTGGCACGGGCTGTCGTCGCCCACGGCTTCGGCACCCTGGGGCTGACCGAGGTCCACGCCACGGTCGCCGCCGCGAACGAGGCCTCGTTGACGCTGCTCCGCAGAATCGGCTTCGAGCACATGAGGGACATCGAGGAGGACGACGGCAGCACCACCCGCGTGCTGACCCGCCGCCGCTGA
- the aac(3) gene encoding aminoglycoside 3-N-acetyltransferase, translating to MDERELLRRSDGPVTRGRIRDDLAGLGLAAGDTVMFHTRLSAIGYVPGGSRTVIDALLDVVGPTGTLLVTCGWNDAPPYDFTAWPRAWQEAVRAHHPAFDPETSEAEHANGRLPEAVRRRPGAVRSRHPDVSLAALGASAAALMDAHPWDDPHGPGSPLARLVARGGRVLLLGAPRESMTLLHHAEALAQAPGKRFVTYEQPIEVEGERVWRTFHDIDSEHGAFDYSSAVPEGQDPFAAIVGSMLAAGIGREGLVGAARSCLFDAGPAVEFGVRWIEEHLNRDA from the coding sequence ATGGACGAGAGGGAACTGCTGCGACGCTCCGACGGGCCGGTGACCCGGGGCCGGATCCGGGACGACCTGGCCGGACTCGGTCTCGCCGCGGGCGACACCGTGATGTTCCATACGCGGCTCTCCGCGATCGGCTACGTCCCCGGCGGTTCCCGGACCGTCATCGACGCCCTGCTGGACGTGGTGGGGCCGACCGGCACGCTGCTGGTCACCTGCGGCTGGAACGACGCTCCGCCCTACGACTTCACCGCCTGGCCCCGTGCCTGGCAGGAGGCCGTGCGCGCCCACCACCCGGCGTTCGACCCGGAGACGAGCGAGGCCGAGCACGCCAACGGCCGCCTCCCGGAGGCCGTGCGCCGCAGGCCCGGGGCGGTACGCAGCCGTCACCCCGATGTGAGTCTCGCGGCGCTCGGCGCCTCGGCCGCCGCCCTGATGGACGCCCACCCGTGGGACGACCCGCACGGCCCCGGCAGCCCGCTGGCGCGTCTGGTGGCCCGCGGTGGCCGGGTGCTGCTCCTCGGCGCGCCCCGGGAGTCGATGACGTTGCTCCACCATGCGGAAGCGCTGGCCCAGGCCCCGGGCAAACGGTTCGTGACGTACGAACAGCCCATCGAGGTGGAGGGCGAGCGGGTCTGGCGCACCTTCCACGACATCGACTCCGAGCACGGTGCGTTCGACTACTCCTCGGCCGTGCCCGAAGGCCAGGACCCCTTCGCGGCGATCGTCGGGAGCATGCTCGCCGCGGGTATCGGGCGGGAGGGTCTCGTCGGGGCGGCCAGGAGCTGTCTGTTCGACGCCGGTCCGGCCGTGGAGTTCGGCGTCCGCTGGATC
- a CDS encoding L-threonylcarbamoyladenylate synthase, whose product MAKYFDVHPANPQPRTISTVVDSIRSGALVAYPTDSCYALGCQLGNRDALGRIRSIRNLDDKHHFTLVCHDFAQLSQFVRVDNDVFRAIKAATPGSYTFILPATKEVPRQLLHPKKKTVGVRIPDHVVTQALVAELGEPLLSSTLLLPDEEEPLTQGWEIKERLEHEVDAVLDSGDCGTELTTVIDFSGDDPEIVRRGAGDTSRFE is encoded by the coding sequence ATGGCCAAGTACTTCGACGTGCACCCCGCAAATCCCCAGCCCCGCACCATCAGCACGGTGGTCGACAGCATCCGGTCCGGTGCGCTCGTCGCGTACCCGACCGACTCGTGCTACGCGCTCGGCTGCCAGTTGGGCAACCGTGACGCCCTGGGCCGGATCCGGTCGATCCGGAACCTCGACGACAAGCACCACTTCACGCTGGTGTGCCACGACTTCGCGCAGCTGTCCCAGTTCGTCCGCGTGGACAACGACGTGTTCCGGGCGATCAAGGCGGCGACTCCCGGCAGTTACACCTTCATCCTCCCGGCGACGAAGGAGGTTCCCCGCCAGCTGCTGCACCCGAAGAAGAAGACGGTCGGCGTGCGCATCCCCGACCACGTGGTGACCCAGGCGCTGGTCGCCGAGCTCGGTGAGCCGCTGCTCTCCAGCACCCTGCTGCTGCCGGACGAGGAGGAGCCGCTGACGCAGGGCTGGGAGATCAAGGAGCGGCTGGAGCACGAGGTGGACGCCGTCCTCGACTCGGGCGACTGCGGCACCGAGCTCACCACGGTCATCGACTTCTCCGGCGACGATCCCGAGATCGTAC
- a CDS encoding hemolysin family protein, whose protein sequence is MSEVALLLLALALTLACAVFVAAEFSLTTIERSELERAVKAGERGAESALKAAKRLTFQLSGAQLGITVTSLIIGMLAEPSLAVLLRGPLESAGLPAGAVSTVATLLGVAASTVVLMVIGELVPKNWAISSPLTVAKVVSTPQRAFTACFAPLIRHLNNTANRFVRRLGLEPAEELASARTPQELIALAQHSAREGAIEQDSAELFVRTLHLAELSAENVMTPRVDVRALEAHATAADAANLTLATGLSRFPVYRDSLDEVIGTVHIRDVLALDESERARTPVTALATEPLLVPDSLPVDRLLAQLRKRRTMAVVIDEYGGTAGVATVEDIVEEVVGEVRDEHDPHERPDLAPAEPLGDGRPVWEAEGSLRLDQLDRIGFGAPEGPYETLAGLLANQLARIPVRTDRVEVDGWQFDVLDIEHHRADRVRISAPAPAPALVEEDAR, encoded by the coding sequence GTGAGCGAAGTGGCCCTTCTCCTCCTTGCCCTCGCGCTGACACTGGCCTGTGCGGTGTTCGTCGCGGCCGAGTTCTCGCTCACCACCATCGAGCGCAGCGAGCTCGAACGCGCCGTGAAGGCCGGTGAACGCGGTGCCGAGAGCGCGCTCAAGGCAGCCAAGCGACTCACCTTCCAGCTCTCCGGCGCCCAGCTCGGCATCACCGTGACCTCGCTGATCATCGGCATGCTGGCCGAGCCGTCCCTCGCGGTGCTGCTGCGCGGCCCGCTGGAGAGCGCCGGGCTTCCGGCCGGCGCCGTGTCCACGGTCGCCACCCTCCTCGGTGTGGCCGCCTCCACCGTGGTGCTCATGGTCATCGGTGAGCTGGTCCCGAAGAACTGGGCGATCTCCAGCCCGCTCACGGTGGCCAAGGTCGTCTCGACCCCGCAGCGGGCCTTCACGGCCTGTTTCGCTCCGCTGATCCGGCACCTCAACAACACCGCGAACCGTTTCGTGCGCCGCCTGGGCCTGGAGCCGGCCGAGGAGCTGGCATCCGCCCGTACGCCGCAGGAGCTGATCGCGCTCGCTCAGCACTCCGCCCGCGAAGGCGCCATCGAGCAGGATTCGGCCGAGCTGTTCGTCCGCACCCTGCACCTGGCGGAGCTGTCCGCCGAGAACGTGATGACGCCGCGCGTCGACGTCCGGGCGCTGGAGGCCCACGCCACCGCCGCCGACGCCGCCAACCTCACGCTGGCCACCGGTCTGTCCCGCTTCCCGGTCTACCGGGACAGCCTGGACGAGGTCATCGGCACGGTCCACATCCGCGATGTGCTCGCCCTGGACGAGTCCGAGCGGGCCCGGACCCCCGTCACCGCCCTGGCGACCGAGCCCCTCCTCGTACCCGACTCGCTGCCCGTGGACCGGCTGCTCGCGCAGTTGCGCAAGCGCCGGACGATGGCCGTGGTGATCGACGAGTACGGCGGCACGGCAGGGGTCGCCACCGTCGAGGACATCGTCGAGGAAGTCGTCGGCGAGGTCCGCGACGAGCACGACCCCCATGAGCGACCCGACCTCGCACCGGCCGAGCCGCTCGGCGACGGACGCCCGGTCTGGGAGGCCGAGGGCAGCCTCCGGCTGGACCAGCTCGACCGGATCGGCTTCGGCGCGCCGGAGGGCCCCTACGAGACGCTCGCCGGCCTGCTCGCCAACCAGCTGGCCCGCATCCCGGTCCGTACGGACCGGGTGGAGGTCGACGGCTGGCAGTTCGACGTGCTCGACATCGAGCACCACCGGGCCGACCGGGTCCGCATCAGCGCGCCCGCACCGGCGCCGGCCCTCGTGGAGGAGGACGCCCGATGA
- a CDS encoding helix-turn-helix domain-containing protein: protein MGNDERELYSVGEVAELLGLHVRTVRNYVRDGRLKAVRIGKQYRINKEDLAVLTGRPADDTATRPTAAPGHVEVSSVVQIDALDPGAAHRLSTFVTAGAQSGRDGSDPLRIQTVYDKERTRMKIVVLGGAAATADLLHMIDGLLGPDSGLFTSTATSTPGADRA, encoded by the coding sequence ATGGGGAACGACGAGCGGGAGCTCTACTCGGTCGGCGAGGTGGCCGAGCTGCTGGGGCTGCATGTGCGGACCGTCCGGAACTACGTCCGCGACGGGCGGCTCAAGGCCGTCCGGATCGGCAAGCAGTACCGGATCAACAAGGAGGACCTGGCCGTCCTGACCGGTCGGCCGGCCGACGACACGGCCACGCGGCCGACGGCCGCGCCCGGACACGTGGAGGTGTCCAGCGTCGTGCAGATCGACGCGCTCGATCCGGGCGCCGCACACCGGCTGAGCACGTTCGTCACGGCGGGCGCGCAGTCCGGGCGGGACGGGTCGGACCCCCTGCGCATCCAGACGGTCTACGACAAGGAGCGAACCCGAATGAAGATCGTCGTTCTCGGCGGCGCCGCGGCCACCGCCGATCTGCTGCACATGATCGACGGCCTGCTGGGCCCGGACAGCGGCTTGTTCACCTCCACCGCCACGTCCACACCGGGGGCGGACCGTGCCTGA